The Armatimonadota bacterium DNA segment CGGTACCGACGTGAAGGTATATCGTCGCGGTTACCACGCACGGATGCTGCAACCGCCATGTCGCTTTGGCCACGAGTTTGCCGGGGAGATTTGCGCAGTTGGGCCCGACGTGGGTTTCTGGACCGTGGGCGACCGTGTGGTGGCCGCCAACTCGGCGCCTTGCGGGCAGTGCGCGTGGTGCCGCGCGCTGAGGGAATCACTGTGCGACGACTTGTTGTTTCTCAACGGCGCCTACGCCGAGCGAATCAACGTACCGGCGCGGATCGTTCGCCGCAACCTGGTACGCGCCGGTCCCGAAGTTTCGCTGGAAACACTTGCCATGGCCGAGCCGCTGGCGTGCGTCATGCACGGGCTTCGGCGGATGCGGATGGCTGCCGGTGACCTCGTCGCGGTGTTGGGCTGCGGCCCGATCGGCCTGATGTTTGTGGAGCGGTGCACGGCAGCCGGAGCGCGGGTGATCGCCCTGGGCCGGCGCGCGGGCCGGCTTGCCGCAGCGGAACGGATGGGCGCTGCCGCCGTTATCGACATCGATTCCGTGCACGATGCTGTCGCGGCTGTCGCGTATGCAGCCGGACGATCTGCTGCCGTCCCGGTGGTGGTGGAGGCCGTTGGCTCGCCGGAAGCCTGGGAGCTCGCGAGCCGGCTGATAGCACGCGGGGGCGAGCTGCACCTCTTCGGTGGCTGCCCCACCGGAGCACAATTCACCGTACCGGCCGAGCGGCTGCATTACGAGGAGCTGACGATCCGCGGATCCTTCCACCACACGCCTGCGTCGTTCGGCGAGGCAGCAGAGCTGCTCTCATCGCCATCGCCGACGCTGGCGTCATTGGTGGAGGCGCGGATTGGCCTGGATGATCTTCCCGCCTGGATGGAGGCTGCCGCCGCCGGCAGCGTGGATGCGGTCAAGACGGCTGTGCTTCCTCAGGCGTGTTGACACGCGCGAAGTATTTGATGC contains these protein-coding regions:
- a CDS encoding alcohol dehydrogenase catalytic domain-containing protein, with protein sequence MTSAAGDTIRAAVLYGAADVRIEQVLLPPPASGEVQVRIAAALTCGTDVKVYRRGYHARMLQPPCRFGHEFAGEICAVGPDVGFWTVGDRVVAANSAPCGQCAWCRALRESLCDDLLFLNGAYAERINVPARIVRRNLVRAGPEVSLETLAMAEPLACVMHGLRRMRMAAGDLVAVLGCGPIGLMFVERCTAAGARVIALGRRAGRLAAAERMGAAAVIDIDSVHDAVAAVAYAAGRSAAVPVVVEAVGSPEAWELASRLIARGGELHLFGGCPTGAQFTVPAERLHYEELTIRGSFHHTPASFGEAAELLSSPSPTLASLVEARIGLDDLPAWMEAAAAGSVDAVKTAVLPQAC